In Idiomarina sp. PL1-037, a single genomic region encodes these proteins:
- a CDS encoding M24 family metallopeptidase → MLKKLILLASLTYGTVFSASLLAENINPLPLKQRAEIVDELLQQRVQKLLPELMQQTGIDMWVLISREYNEDPVIKTFLPSDWLSARRRTILVIHNPGNGENLETLAIARYNVGEVFKSTWNPEQQPNQWQRLTEVITERSPDSIAINQSKDFAQADGITATDKELFVAALTDNLKNKIVSAEPLAVSWLEKRIEAELPYYRNAVKLAHQIIAEGFSSKVVSVGETTTEDLQWWFRERAAQENLPVWFHPSVSVQRIDDPQPGNPRSTGVTIQPGDLLHVDFGITYLRLNTDTQQHAYVLKEGESDAPDALKQALANANKLQDILTEQFEETRTGNDILLAALEEARSEGLEPMIYTHPIGYYGHGSGPTIGMWDKQHAIPGGGEYPLFSNTAYSIELNNKTTFEDKAITIMLEEDAFFDGDGVSYLNGRQQSFHLID, encoded by the coding sequence ATGCTAAAAAAACTTATTTTATTAGCCAGCCTAACTTACGGTACTGTTTTTTCCGCCAGCCTACTTGCAGAAAATATAAATCCCCTGCCCCTTAAGCAACGCGCAGAGATCGTTGATGAGCTGCTTCAGCAACGTGTGCAGAAACTGCTTCCGGAGTTAATGCAACAGACCGGCATTGATATGTGGGTACTAATAAGTCGCGAATATAACGAGGATCCTGTAATTAAAACATTCCTCCCCAGCGACTGGTTATCTGCCAGACGAAGAACCATTTTAGTTATCCATAACCCGGGCAATGGTGAAAATCTGGAAACCTTAGCAATAGCCCGTTACAACGTTGGTGAGGTGTTTAAAAGTACCTGGAATCCAGAGCAACAGCCTAATCAATGGCAACGTCTGACGGAAGTTATTACAGAGCGTAGCCCAGATTCTATTGCAATTAATCAGTCGAAAGATTTCGCTCAGGCCGACGGCATTACAGCAACGGATAAAGAACTTTTTGTGGCCGCTTTAACCGATAATCTAAAAAATAAAATTGTGAGCGCTGAACCGCTAGCCGTTTCCTGGCTTGAAAAGCGAATAGAAGCAGAGCTGCCCTATTATCGTAATGCCGTTAAGCTTGCTCATCAAATTATCGCTGAGGGATTTTCAAGCAAAGTGGTTTCAGTTGGTGAAACCACCACAGAAGATCTTCAGTGGTGGTTCCGTGAACGTGCTGCACAAGAAAATCTGCCAGTTTGGTTCCATCCTTCAGTGAGTGTGCAGCGCATCGATGATCCTCAACCAGGCAACCCTCGTTCGACCGGCGTTACCATACAACCCGGCGATTTACTGCACGTAGACTTTGGCATTACCTACCTGCGTTTAAACACCGATACTCAACAACATGCTTATGTTTTAAAAGAAGGCGAGTCAGACGCACCTGATGCACTAAAACAAGCGTTAGCAAACGCTAATAAACTACAGGATATTCTGACAGAACAGTTTGAAGAGACACGTACAGGCAATGACATTTTGCTTGCGGCATTGGAAGAGGCCAGAAGCGAGGGTCTGGAGCCTATGATTTATACCCATCCTATAGGTTATTACGGCCATGGATCAGGGCCTACCATTGGCATGTGGGATAAACAGCACGCTATACCAGGCGGTGGCGAATACCCGCTATTTTCCAATACGGCTTATTCTATAGAACTTAATAACAAAACCACATTCGAGGATAAAGCCATCACCATCATGCTGGAAGAGGATGCATTTTTTGATGGTGATGGTGTTAGTTACTTAAACGGCAGACAGCAGTCCTTTCATCTTATCGACTAG
- a CDS encoding ion transporter codes for MYEKIKKQLFHLKSNKIFEALVVAVIIISALEIGAKTYELPAFANSLTFGLDLFITLFFLIEITIRFIAEDNKKAFFKDGWNVFDTLVVLVSLIPINDSELALLARLVRIFRVLRMISIIPELRTLINSLLKALPQMGYVVLLMFIIFYIYAAVGSYLFADINPFLWDNIATSMLTLFRVMTFEDWTDIQYETMEVYGWSWIYYMTFIFLTAFAFLNMVIGIVINVMDKESRKIELAQEGLDENGVEKEPSITDLQQEIRELKQLIVAQQDAERK; via the coding sequence ATGTACGAAAAAATAAAAAAGCAGTTATTTCACCTTAAAAGTAACAAAATATTTGAAGCGCTGGTGGTTGCCGTCATCATTATTTCGGCATTAGAAATTGGCGCAAAAACATACGAATTACCAGCCTTTGCTAACAGTCTGACCTTCGGTCTGGACCTTTTTATTACCTTGTTTTTCTTAATTGAAATAACCATCCGTTTCATTGCTGAAGACAATAAAAAAGCGTTTTTCAAAGACGGCTGGAATGTGTTTGATACTCTGGTCGTGCTGGTCAGTCTTATTCCAATTAATGACTCGGAACTGGCTTTGCTGGCGCGTTTAGTGAGGATTTTCCGGGTACTGCGGATGATATCCATTATTCCGGAATTGAGAACCTTAATAAACTCTTTATTAAAAGCGCTTCCGCAGATGGGCTATGTTGTGCTTCTGATGTTTATCATCTTCTATATTTACGCTGCGGTAGGCAGTTATTTATTCGCCGATATCAATCCATTTTTATGGGATAACATTGCCACTTCAATGCTTACGCTGTTCAGGGTGATGACCTTTGAAGACTGGACTGACATTCAGTACGAAACCATGGAAGTGTATGGCTGGAGCTGGATTTACTACATGACCTTTATTTTCCTGACGGCTTTTGCGTTCTTAAATATGGTTATTGGTATTGTGATTAATGTCATGGATAAAGAGAGTCGGAAAATTGAACTTGCTCAGGAAGGCTTGGATGAAAACGGTGTGGAAAAAGAACCGTCGATTACCGATCTGCAACAGGAAATTCGCGAATTGAAACAACTGATAGTGGCTCAGCAGGATGCCGAAAGAAAGTAA
- a CDS encoding NAD(P)-dependent alcohol dehydrogenase yields the protein MTKAYAAQSETSELAPHPIERRELRSDDVAIDITYCGVCHTDIHYAENDWGGTIYPVVPGHEIIGKVTAVGDNVKGFKVGDSVGVGCMVDSCRECSSCEQGLEQYCLNGMVPTYNGEDLHDKSVTYGGYSEKIVVSDRFVVRVPEKLDPAKAAPLLCAGITTYSPLRHFGVKEGHKVGVIGMGGLGHMGVKFAKAMGAEVTIFTRSESKVAEAKRQGADNVIISTDDEQMEAAAETFDFLLDTVPVQHDLNPYINCLKVDGTHILVGLLEPVDPALQAGALVMKRRVLAGSLIGGIPETQEMLDFCAEHNIHCDVEMLDIQNINEAFVRMKKGDVKYRFVIDMDTLKQS from the coding sequence ATGACGAAAGCCTATGCCGCGCAATCAGAAACTTCTGAGTTAGCCCCTCATCCAATAGAGCGTCGTGAATTGCGTAGTGACGATGTTGCTATTGATATCACATACTGTGGCGTATGCCATACCGATATTCATTATGCAGAAAACGACTGGGGCGGAACGATTTACCCGGTTGTGCCGGGGCACGAGATTATCGGAAAAGTCACGGCTGTCGGCGATAATGTGAAGGGCTTTAAAGTAGGAGACTCGGTTGGAGTGGGTTGTATGGTCGACTCTTGTCGCGAGTGTTCTTCATGTGAGCAGGGGCTGGAGCAGTATTGCCTGAACGGAATGGTTCCAACCTACAACGGTGAAGACTTGCACGATAAAAGTGTGACTTACGGCGGCTATTCAGAAAAGATAGTGGTCAGTGATCGTTTCGTGGTGCGAGTACCGGAAAAACTCGACCCGGCAAAAGCAGCGCCATTATTGTGTGCTGGCATTACAACTTATTCTCCGCTGCGTCACTTTGGTGTGAAAGAAGGGCATAAAGTGGGTGTTATTGGTATGGGTGGCCTGGGTCACATGGGCGTCAAGTTCGCCAAAGCTATGGGCGCCGAAGTCACTATTTTTACTCGTTCGGAAAGTAAAGTTGCTGAAGCAAAACGACAAGGTGCAGACAATGTCATCATCTCAACCGACGATGAGCAAATGGAAGCGGCCGCTGAGACGTTTGATTTCTTGTTGGATACTGTACCGGTGCAACATGATTTAAACCCTTATATTAACTGTCTTAAAGTTGATGGCACTCATATTCTGGTCGGTTTACTGGAACCGGTTGACCCAGCGTTGCAAGCCGGAGCACTGGTAATGAAGCGCCGCGTATTGGCAGGCTCTTTAATTGGCGGTATTCCTGAAACTCAGGAAATGCTGGATTTCTGTGCGGAGCACAACATCCACTGTGATGTCGAAATGCTTGATATCCAGAATATTAACGAAGCTTTTGTACGTATGAAAAAAGGCGATGTGAAATACCGTTTCGTTATCGATATGGACACATTAAAGCAGTCTTAA
- a CDS encoding NADP-dependent isocitrate dehydrogenase, giving the protein MSTDKAKIIYTETDEAPRLATYSFLPFIEAFTKAAGVSVETRDISLAGRIISQFPEYLTEEQRQSDALAELGEMAKTAEANIIKLPNISASIPQMTACIKELQNQGYKLPDYPFDPQTDEEKDVRSRYDKVKGSAVNPVLREGNSDRRAPSAVKNYAKKHPHRMGEWSKNSKSHVAHMNEGDFYGSEKSVTSASDDTFKIVFESNGEQKVLKESVPVLAGEVVDAATMSKKKLQAFFEKETVAAKEQGVLLSLHLKATMMKVSDPIMFGHAVRVFYKDVLEKHADVMKEIDFDPSNGIGDLYGKLDKLTAEQRDAIEADMNAVYAKQPELAMVNSHKGITNLHVPSDIIIDASMPAMIRDSGKMWDTNDSQQDAKAMIPDRSYAGVYQETIDFCRENGAFDPATMGTVPNVGLMAQKAEEYGSHDKTFEIPADGVVKVFNKAGDVVFEHNVEEGDIWRMCQVKDAPIRDWVKLAVNRSRLSGMPAIFWLDSNRAHDAQLIKKVEEYLKEHDTDGLDIQIMAPVEATRHTLQRVKEGKDTISVTGNVLRDYLTDLFPILELGTSAKMLSIVPLMNGGGLFETGAGGSAPKHVQQFVEENHLRWDSLGEFLALAASLEHLSRTFDNKRALVLADSLDVATAKFLEENKSPSRKVGEIDNRGSHFYLAMYWAEALANQNDDAELKERFSKLFDKLSGNEQAIINELNEIQGVKVDIGGYYQPNTDKVSAAMRPCSVLNETLGSL; this is encoded by the coding sequence ATGTCGACTGATAAAGCAAAGATTATTTATACTGAAACGGACGAGGCACCACGTCTTGCAACGTACTCGTTTCTGCCTTTTATTGAAGCATTTACTAAAGCTGCAGGTGTTTCAGTTGAGACTCGTGATATTTCTTTGGCTGGTCGTATTATTTCGCAGTTTCCGGAGTACCTGACCGAAGAACAACGTCAGTCAGATGCTTTAGCTGAACTGGGCGAAATGGCGAAAACCGCAGAAGCCAATATTATTAAGTTGCCAAACATCAGCGCGTCTATTCCGCAGATGACAGCCTGCATCAAAGAATTGCAAAACCAGGGCTACAAACTGCCGGACTACCCGTTTGACCCGCAAACCGATGAAGAGAAAGACGTTCGTTCACGTTACGACAAAGTGAAAGGCAGTGCGGTTAACCCGGTATTACGTGAAGGTAACTCTGACCGTCGCGCACCAAGCGCTGTAAAAAACTATGCGAAGAAGCATCCGCATCGTATGGGCGAGTGGTCTAAAAATTCTAAATCACACGTTGCTCACATGAACGAAGGTGACTTCTACGGTAGCGAAAAGTCTGTGACGTCAGCCAGCGATGATACTTTCAAGATTGTTTTTGAAAGTAATGGTGAGCAAAAAGTACTGAAAGAATCAGTGCCAGTACTGGCTGGTGAAGTGGTTGATGCGGCGACTATGAGCAAGAAGAAGCTACAGGCTTTCTTTGAAAAAGAAACGGTAGCGGCAAAAGAGCAGGGCGTATTGCTGTCATTGCACTTGAAAGCCACTATGATGAAAGTTTCTGATCCAATTATGTTTGGTCACGCGGTACGTGTTTTCTATAAAGATGTTTTAGAAAAACACGCCGATGTAATGAAAGAAATTGACTTTGACCCAAGCAACGGTATTGGTGACCTTTACGGCAAGCTGGATAAGCTGACTGCCGAGCAACGCGATGCCATTGAAGCAGACATGAACGCGGTTTATGCGAAGCAGCCTGAACTGGCTATGGTCAACTCGCATAAAGGCATCACTAACCTGCACGTTCCAAGTGACATTATCATCGACGCATCTATGCCGGCGATGATCCGTGATTCTGGTAAAATGTGGGATACGAACGATAGCCAGCAAGACGCAAAAGCAATGATTCCAGATCGCAGCTATGCTGGTGTTTATCAGGAAACCATCGATTTCTGTCGTGAAAACGGTGCCTTTGACCCTGCAACTATGGGTACAGTACCTAATGTTGGCTTAATGGCGCAAAAAGCAGAAGAGTATGGCTCGCACGATAAAACCTTTGAAATTCCCGCCGACGGCGTGGTGAAAGTTTTCAATAAAGCTGGTGATGTCGTTTTCGAACACAACGTGGAAGAAGGTGATATCTGGCGCATGTGTCAGGTGAAAGACGCACCGATTCGCGACTGGGTTAAGCTGGCGGTGAACCGTTCACGCTTAAGTGGTATGCCGGCAATATTCTGGCTGGACAGCAACCGTGCACACGATGCTCAGTTAATTAAGAAAGTGGAAGAGTACTTAAAAGAGCACGATACCGATGGTCTGGACATTCAGATCATGGCGCCGGTTGAAGCGACTCGCCATACGCTACAGCGTGTGAAAGAAGGCAAAGACACCATTTCTGTTACCGGTAACGTATTGCGTGACTACCTGACCGACTTGTTCCCAATTCTGGAACTGGGCACCTCAGCGAAAATGCTGTCAATTGTTCCGTTAATGAATGGCGGTGGTTTGTTTGAAACGGGTGCTGGCGGTTCAGCGCCTAAACACGTACAGCAGTTTGTTGAAGAAAACCACTTACGTTGGGACTCTTTAGGTGAGTTTTTGGCGTTAGCAGCGTCTCTTGAGCACTTAAGCCGTACTTTTGATAACAAGCGTGCGCTAGTACTGGCTGACAGCTTAGATGTGGCAACAGCTAAGTTCCTGGAAGAAAACAAATCACCGTCACGTAAAGTGGGTGAAATTGATAACCGTGGCTCACATTTCTACCTGGCAATGTACTGGGCAGAAGCACTGGCTAACCAGAACGATGATGCAGAACTGAAAGAACGCTTCAGTAAGCTGTTTGACAAACTGTCTGGCAACGAGCAGGCGATTATCAATGAACTGAATGAAATTCAGGGCGTTAAAGTGGACATTGGTGGTTACTACCAGCCAAATACCGATAAGGTATCAGCAGCAATGCGTCCATGTTCAGTATTAAATGAAACACTTGGCAGCTTATAA
- a CDS encoding SprT family zinc-dependent metalloprotease, whose product MPKESKSLYSAELLINGIPVTVKSKRIKNMYLRVRAPSGDVEVSAPRQCSLNEIERWLFERHDWLIKQRKRIALQPALPELQFISGEEHKLWGENHPLDVVVKKRGTSVKRLGDRLRLISLPHYNADQRKQVMDRWYREQITQEVKALLDIWQPRMGAYSSSFGIRAMKTRWGSCNIRSKKIWLNLELVKKPVSCLEYVVVHELTHLFERYHNARFYALMDSFLPDWRERKKLTNQLQ is encoded by the coding sequence ATGCCGAAAGAAAGTAAAAGCCTATACAGCGCGGAGCTTTTGATTAACGGTATTCCTGTAACGGTAAAGAGTAAGCGCATAAAAAATATGTACTTAAGGGTGCGTGCTCCCTCAGGTGATGTTGAGGTGTCTGCCCCCCGACAGTGTTCGTTAAATGAAATTGAACGCTGGCTGTTTGAACGTCACGACTGGCTGATAAAGCAACGAAAAAGAATTGCTTTGCAGCCGGCTCTGCCAGAGTTGCAGTTTATTTCAGGAGAGGAACACAAGCTTTGGGGGGAAAATCACCCCCTGGACGTTGTGGTAAAAAAACGCGGGACCTCGGTTAAACGGCTCGGTGATCGTTTACGGCTGATTTCTTTGCCGCATTACAATGCGGATCAGCGTAAGCAGGTAATGGATCGTTGGTATCGAGAGCAAATTACCCAAGAAGTTAAAGCGTTGCTGGATATCTGGCAGCCGCGAATGGGGGCATACAGCAGTAGCTTTGGCATCAGAGCAATGAAAACCCGCTGGGGCAGCTGTAATATTCGCAGCAAAAAGATATGGTTAAACCTGGAATTAGTTAAAAAGCCGGTAAGCTGCCTTGAGTACGTGGTAGTTCATGAGTTAACACACCTTTTTGAGCGTTATCATAACGCGCGCTTCTACGCGTTAATGGATAGCTTTCTTCCCGACTGGCGTGAACGAAAAAAGCTGACCAATCAGCTTCAATAA
- the lysC gene encoding lysine-sensitive aspartokinase 3, whose protein sequence is MTFIVSKFGGTSVADYASMLRCAEIIQSNSSIRLVVVSACAGVTNRLVAIADLQGRQVEKRLNEIYQIHYAIQKKLKNANQVKKSLEQLHHKLALHCQKTTVGRASWRDELLSFGERCSSLLFSSLLVEQGLRSSTLDARQLLKTNSDFGRAQPDEVTTKSHCLEQKQKLESDGVWVTQGFIGSDENDQTTTLGRGGSDYSAALLAAGFNATDLQIWTDVAGIYTTDPRVCASARAIAEMSFSEAAELATFGAKILHPSSLAPAIKNDIRVFIGNSQDALAGGTYISASPTSRPDVRAVALRRDQTLVTIHSLNMLHASGFLARLFEILARYNVSVDLVTTSEVSIALTLDEGGSVANGQALLPAAALEELEQFCRVEVETGLSLVAIIGNGIGRDAHISQLTFNSVNDYAVRLICQGASEHNLCFLVADSEGENVIRTLHDRILG, encoded by the coding sequence GTGACTTTTATCGTTTCAAAGTTCGGAGGTACAAGCGTCGCTGATTACGCTTCAATGCTCCGCTGTGCTGAAATTATTCAAAGTAACTCATCTATCCGTCTGGTGGTTGTCAGTGCCTGTGCCGGTGTAACTAATCGTTTAGTCGCGATAGCAGACCTGCAGGGAAGGCAAGTAGAAAAGCGATTAAATGAGATATACCAGATTCATTACGCTATTCAAAAAAAGCTCAAAAATGCCAATCAGGTGAAAAAATCATTAGAGCAGCTGCACCATAAACTCGCTCTTCATTGCCAAAAAACTACGGTAGGCCGAGCTTCATGGCGGGATGAACTGCTGAGCTTTGGTGAGCGTTGTTCCAGTCTGCTATTTTCTTCACTACTTGTTGAACAGGGACTGCGCTCCAGTACTCTCGATGCCCGGCAACTACTTAAAACCAACAGTGATTTTGGTCGCGCTCAACCGGATGAAGTTACCACCAAATCTCACTGTCTGGAGCAGAAACAAAAACTTGAATCCGACGGCGTGTGGGTAACTCAGGGGTTTATTGGTTCTGACGAAAATGACCAGACAACGACTCTGGGCCGCGGCGGGAGTGATTACAGCGCCGCACTTTTAGCGGCAGGCTTTAATGCAACTGATTTACAAATTTGGACCGATGTTGCCGGCATTTATACTACCGACCCAAGAGTTTGTGCCAGCGCACGTGCTATCGCGGAAATGAGCTTTTCTGAAGCGGCAGAGCTGGCAACCTTTGGCGCTAAAATATTGCACCCCTCAAGCCTGGCTCCGGCAATAAAGAACGACATTCGCGTCTTTATTGGCAACAGTCAGGACGCGCTTGCTGGCGGAACTTATATTTCTGCCAGCCCGACAAGCCGACCTGATGTTCGCGCGGTTGCACTGCGCCGTGATCAGACCTTAGTGACAATTCATAGTTTGAATATGCTGCACGCAAGCGGCTTCCTGGCGAGGCTTTTTGAAATACTGGCTCGGTATAACGTGAGTGTTGATTTGGTTACCACTTCAGAAGTGAGCATTGCGTTAACTCTGGATGAAGGCGGCAGCGTTGCAAATGGACAGGCTTTACTACCCGCCGCAGCCCTGGAAGAATTGGAGCAGTTTTGCCGGGTGGAAGTGGAAACAGGGTTATCTCTGGTTGCTATTATTGGTAACGGTATTGGGCGCGACGCACACATTAGCCAGCTAACGTTTAACAGTGTTAATGATTATGCAGTGAGGTTAATATGTCAGGGAGCCAGCGAACATAATTTGTGCTTCCTTGTCGCAGACAGTGAAGGTGAGAATGTCATTCGCACTTTGCATGACAGAATATTGGGTTAA
- a CDS encoding VOC family protein: MQYLHTMVRVHDLEQSLNFYCDLLGLKEVSRKDVEKGRFTLVFLAAPDDIERAKKDQAPMLELTYNWDPQTYRGGRNFGHLAFRVENIYELCKKLMDNGVIINRPPRDGHMAFVRSPDNISIELLQKGDNLPPEEPWTSMENIGEW; the protein is encoded by the coding sequence ATGCAGTATTTACATACGATGGTGCGTGTACATGATTTGGAGCAATCCTTAAATTTCTACTGTGATTTACTCGGCTTAAAGGAAGTCAGCCGCAAGGATGTGGAAAAAGGCCGTTTTACCCTGGTTTTTTTAGCCGCGCCGGACGATATCGAAAGAGCAAAGAAAGATCAGGCTCCTATGCTGGAACTTACTTATAACTGGGATCCACAAACCTACCGAGGCGGTCGTAATTTTGGTCATTTAGCCTTTCGAGTCGAGAATATTTACGAGCTTTGCAAAAAGCTGATGGATAATGGTGTCATTATCAACCGTCCGCCGCGAGACGGTCACATGGCTTTTGTTCGCTCACCGGACAATATCTCTATTGAGCTTTTACAGAAAGGCGATAATTTGCCGCCGGAAGAGCCGTGGACGTCTATGGAAAACATTGGCGAATGGTAA
- a CDS encoding undecaprenyl-diphosphate phosphatase, with translation MDFLQSIILGIIQGITEFLPISSSAHLILMPILTGWHDQGVGFDLAVHVGTLLAVILYFRKDVSELFVDGLRSIAARQHVGQSRLGWAVVVGTIPACIAGILLLDYIDTALRAVGVIITTTVVFAVLLAVADRFARGSRTLQDIGFKDAIIVGLAQALALIPGTSRSGATITAGLFLGLNRESASKFSFFMAIPITTAAALVKLLTIASESIAVDWLGFLVGGIVSFLTAITAIHFFLKWLNAFGMWPYVIYRLVLAVVLYLLFF, from the coding sequence ATGGATTTCTTACAGTCGATCATCCTGGGGATTATTCAGGGAATAACCGAATTTCTTCCAATCTCCAGCTCTGCTCACTTAATTTTAATGCCGATACTTACTGGCTGGCACGATCAGGGCGTAGGCTTTGATCTTGCCGTTCATGTAGGTACCTTGCTCGCCGTAATTTTGTATTTTCGCAAAGATGTCAGTGAACTCTTTGTTGACGGACTTCGTTCTATTGCTGCACGCCAGCATGTTGGACAAAGCCGGTTGGGCTGGGCCGTTGTTGTTGGAACTATCCCCGCCTGTATCGCCGGAATACTGTTACTGGATTACATAGACACCGCACTAAGAGCTGTGGGTGTTATCATCACCACTACAGTTGTGTTCGCCGTGCTGTTAGCGGTCGCAGATCGTTTTGCGCGGGGCAGCCGGACTTTGCAGGATATTGGTTTTAAAGACGCGATTATTGTCGGTCTTGCTCAGGCTTTGGCACTTATTCCGGGAACCTCACGATCTGGAGCAACGATAACCGCCGGGTTATTTTTAGGTCTTAACAGGGAGTCGGCCTCGAAGTTTTCATTTTTTATGGCCATTCCAATTACGACTGCGGCGGCTTTGGTCAAATTATTAACCATAGCTTCAGAGTCTATAGCGGTAGATTGGTTAGGTTTTCTGGTTGGCGGCATAGTGTCCTTTTTAACCGCCATTACGGCTATTCACTTCTTCCTTAAGTGGCTAAATGCGTTCGGTATGTGGCCTTACGTTATCTACCGTCTAGTCTTAGCGGTTGTCTTGTACTTACTGTTCTTCTGA
- a CDS encoding hotdog fold domain-containing protein, whose protein sequence is MATGNYLINLYERCLKLPFGRKIFSAMFARKAPYFKTIKPLITELRPNFCQLTFKKRKAVQNHIGTVHAIAVCNGMEMAMGALAEASIPKHLRWLPKGMNVQYLAKTDSDVTIEASSSESTWQPGDQLISVEAKRSDGTVVAAGHITVYVSEKPSR, encoded by the coding sequence TTGGCAACTGGCAACTACCTTATTAATTTGTACGAACGCTGCTTAAAGCTACCTTTTGGGCGTAAGATTTTTTCGGCAATGTTTGCCCGAAAAGCGCCTTACTTTAAAACAATTAAGCCGCTTATTACTGAGTTAAGGCCGAACTTTTGTCAACTGACGTTTAAGAAGCGAAAGGCGGTACAGAACCATATTGGTACGGTACACGCTATTGCTGTTTGCAACGGTATGGAAATGGCGATGGGAGCATTAGCCGAAGCTTCGATTCCAAAACATCTTCGCTGGCTACCGAAAGGCATGAATGTGCAGTATCTGGCGAAAACAGACAGCGATGTGACCATAGAAGCATCTAGCTCAGAGTCCACCTGGCAACCGGGCGATCAGCTCATATCGGTAGAAGCCAAGCGCAGCGACGGCACGGTTGTAGCCGCCGGGCATATTACTGTTTATGTTTCAGAAAAGCCTAGTCGATAA